The DNA sequence GAAATCTCTTTTTTTCTTGCGGCGATCGCGGTAAGCATTACGTAAAGCCTTCATCACCTGTTGATTAGCCGTGCGGAAGAGCTTAGAATGAGAGCCACGAAAACCTTTAGCTAACTTTAATATTTTCTTACGTCTTTTACGAGCGACGTTACCTCTTTTTACTCTAGTCATTTTTTTATCTTTACTATGGTTTTAATAATTTATTGACAAAATATAAAACAATACTTACCTTAATCTAATTCAGCCTTATCTTTTAGAATAGGGCAACATTAAACGAACTTCTTTAACATCGTTTTCGTGTACTAAGGTAAGATTACTTAAACGACGACGTTTTTGTTCGGCAGTTTTATGTTCTAG is a window from the Cyanobacterium sp. Dongsha4 genome containing:
- the rpmI gene encoding 50S ribosomal protein L35, whose translation is MPKVKTKKSAAKRFRVTGSGKKIFRRKANKNHLLEHKTAEQKRRRLSNLTLVHENDVKEVRLMLPYSKR